The window GCTTCCTCTCTTTTGACCTCCGGTTGTGCCACAACCTTTGTCTCTGGCGGGGCTGAAATCGATGCCTCATCCGATGGCATAGAAACGATTTTGTTCGCTCTTATCTCTGTGTCCTTCATATCGTGATCCTCCGGGGGAGTTGTATCCCCGCGCGATAGGTATGCAAATAGGCTGCCATAAATGACATAGGTAATAAAATCCTTATTAGTTGGGATGTTATCATGGCTATCTAATGTATTAAGTTAAGCTTTAAATGGTTGGAAAGGGTGCTTCTGGCCACAAACTGAGGGAGAAAGTCATCAGGGTACGAGCTTGGAAGCGAGTTCCCTGAGTTTTTTTATCTGACCTAATAACTTATCGAGCTGTTCGATATCTTCGACAGACCTCGTTCTTTTGCGTTTTTTCGGTCGCGCTATGGAGAGGGCCTGCTGCGTGAGCCTGTCGACCTCTTTGATTATTTCCGATGGCGTAGGGGAGGCGCTCTTCTTTGCCCCGTGATAGGATTTCTGTTTTTTGTAATGCCGCCTGCCGCTTGTGGAAAAATGTTTTTCCAGGACGATATGCAGATTTTCCAGGGTCTCCCTAGTCTTCGAAAGATATTCAATCGCTCCCTGCTTGATTATCTCGGCTGCGAACTTTTCATCCCCCATGCCGCTGATGACTATTATCGGAGTCTCCGCGGCGATTTGAACGATTTTTGGGAGATGGATCGTTATCTGACTTCCTGACAGCATACCCGCTGTGATGATTATGTCGTAGGCCGATTGCCCGAGAAAATCGAGGGCGTCTTCTATCGAGTCAACCGCGTTTATGATAATCGGGGAAAAATGCCGATCGAGGACCTCGGTTATGAGCTCGGCATGATGAGGATTTTCCTCAACTATTAAAACGTAACGGGGTCTTCCGAGACTCCTCGAGTTCATCTGAACCTCGATGGTGTTAGATGTTGAGCATGTTTTTCAGCGCTTCTACCTTGTCGGTTCTTTCCCAAGTGAAATCCGGGTCATTCCTGCCGAAGTGACCGTAAGCCGATGTCTTGCTGTAAATCGGGCGCAGAAGATCAAGGTGCTTGATGATGCCTGCGGGCTTCATCGGGAATATCTCTTTGATCGCCACGAGTATTTTCTCGGGATCGACTTTGCAGGTGCTAAAACCGTTGAGCATCACGGAGACCGGTTCCGGATATCCTATCGCATAGGCTATCTGAATTTCGCAGCGGTCGACGGCGCCGGACGCTACGACGTTTTTCGCGATATAACGTGCCATATAAGATGCGCTACGGTCGACTTTCGATGGATCTTTTCCCGAGAATGCGCCGCCGCCATGGCTCCCCTGTCCGCCATAGGTATCGACTATGATCTTTCTGCCGGTCAGCCCGCAGTCGGCATGGGGACCGCCGCGCACGAAAGAACCTGTCGGGTTTATCAAATAGCGGGTACTGCTGTCCAAAAGATTTGTGGGAAGAACCGTACGAACGACCTTTTCGATCAGCGTTTTTTCTATTTCCTCGTGTGAGACGTCGGGCTTGTGCTGGGTCGATAGAACGATCGTGTCTATGTGAGTAGGGCGGTTGTTTTCATATTTTATCGTCACCTGCGATTTTCCGTCCGGGCGAAGAAATTCGATCTCCTTGTTCTTGCGCGCCTCGGCCAGGCGCTTGGTCAGGCGATGAGCGAAGACCAGAGGCATCGGCATCATCTCTTCGGTTTCGTTTGTCGCGAATCCGAACATGAGTCCCTGATCGCCAGCGCCCTGTTCCTTGAATATACCTTTGCCTTCGCTTACTCCCATATCGATGTCGGGGGACTGGCGATCGAGGGAAATTACGACTCCGCAGGTTTCCCAGTCGAAGCCCATCGAGTGATGGCAATACCCGATGTCGCGGATGGCATCTCTGACCACATCCGGATAATCGATTCTGGCAGTCGTGGTGATTTCGCCGGCGACCATCGCCAAGCCTGTCGTGACGAGGGTTTCGCACGCGACGCGGGCGTTTTTATCCTTTTCCAAAATAGCATCCAAGATGGAGTCGGATATCCTGTCGGCCACCTTGTCCGGGTGCCCTTCGGTTACCGATTCTGAGGTAAAAAGATATGATTTCATTGACATTTTTGTACTTCCTTTCCGCTTTGAGCTGCCGAAAAAATTTTGCGCACTATAAGCAGAGCGTATCCAGGCTGTCAAGGAGGATTTAGCGGCTAACGTTTTGATCTTTTTAAACATTTCGGATCCTAATCGCAACTTTTCAGGTGAATTTCAGCTGCCGACTATGTGCAGTTTTTTCACTTCTCCGGGGAGGATTCCGCTCGTGCGCCTCTTTAGATATTTCAGGACCTCGTCGCCGGTTGAAAGCGTGAGAATTTTTGGAACGAGTTTTTCCAGCTGGGATTTCGATATCGATCTTAGGATTTTTTTCACCCTGGGTATGGAGATCGGGTTCATAGATAGCGAGTCCAGTTCCATTCCCACCATCAGGCTTATGGCGAGAGGATCTCCGGCGAGTTCTCCGCACAGGGAGACCGGTATGCCGGCTTTTTTTGCGGCGCGAACGGTTCTATGTATCATCCTGAGGACTGCCGGATGAAATGGGTTGTACAGGTGCGAAACGTGCTCGTTTATGCGGTCGATTGCGAGGCTGTACTGCACGAGGTCGTTCGTTCCTATCGAAAAAAAATCGACCTCCTTCGCCATTTCGTTGGCCATCATCACTGCGGATGGGATCTCGATCATTATCCCGATTGGAATATTTTTTTCATAGGCTATCTTCTGCTTGTCGAGATCGGCTTTGACCTCGTTTATGATCTCTTTGGCACGAATTATCTCTTCCATGCTGCTTATCATGGGAAGCAGGATCTTCAAATTTCCATATCTGGATGCGCGAAGCAGGGCGCGCAGCTGGGCTTTAAAAATTGGAATTTCTTTTAGACAAAGCCTTATGGCTCTAAACCCCAGCGCCGGGTTAGCCTGCAGGTCATATCTCTGGCCAAGAGGCATTTTATCGCCGCCGAGATCTATCGTCCTTATGGTGACCGGTCGTGGGGCCAGCCTTTCGAGCACTTCGACATAATTTTTAAACTGTTCCTCTTCAGAGGGTTCGTCGAGTCTGTTCAGAAAAAGATACTCTGTTCTATAGAGGCCGATTCCTTCTGCGCCGTGATTGATCAGTGAGGATATCTCTTCGACGAGCTCCATGTTCCCTTCGATGTGGATCTTGAATCCATCTTTGGTTGAGCCGGGGAGATGGGTGTCTTGCATCAGTATCTGTTCTATCGCCAGATAATTTTCCTGTGTTGAAACGTAGTGATCGCGCTCCTTCGCAGAGGGTGAGGCTATCGCTATCCCTTTCATTCCATCCACGATGACGACCTCACCATCAAGCACTTCATCGAAAACACCCTTGATTCCGAACAGAGCTGGGATATCAAGCGCCTTTGATATGATAGCGGTGTGCGAGGTTTCTCCGCCGCCCTCCATGAGGAAGCCCTTCACTTTTTCCTTGGCGAGATTTGCGACCTCGGCGGGGGAGAGATCTTGAACTATGAGGATCAGGTCGCCGTCGGGGAGCTCCGAAAGTGAAATGTTTGTTTCCCCCATCAGGTTGTCCATTATCCTACGTCCGACATAATCTATGTCATGTTGTCTTTCTCTGAAATAAATTTCATCGACGTTTAGAAATGAGAGCTTGAGGTTCGCCAGCGTTTTATCTAGCGCCCATTCGGCATTGATTTTATATTCGCGGATGTTGTTTATGACCGACTGAACGAGCATGTCATCCTGCAGAAACATGCGGTGAGATTCCAGGATTTTTATCTGATCATGCCCCTGGAATTTGCACATCTTTCCCTGTATCGCCTCCAGCTGTTCGCGAGATTTTCTCAAGGAGTTTTTGAAGCGGATGACCTCTTCTTCGACGGACTGATTCTTGATCCAGTATCTGATGTAGGGAATGCTGCGACTTTGCAATCTGAAAGCTTTGCCGATGGCTATGCCAGGGGAAGTAGCAACCGATCTGAACTTGCGTGTTTTCATCGGTTTCCCCTGTATTATTCTTCCCCGAACTTGTTTTCTATGAGGTTGTGGAGCGCTTCGAGCGCTTCCTTCGAGTCGTGTCCCTTTGCGGTTACCGCGATCTTTGTTCCCTTGGAGGCGGCGAGCATCAGGACCCCCATGATGCTTTTACCATTCACCTTCATTTCATCTTTCTGGACCAATATTTCAGATGAATACCTGTTCGCTATTTTTACGAACGCGGCGGCGGCTCTGGCGTGTAAACCCAGTTTGTTTTTGATCTCGAATACCTGTGTCATTGGTTCATCCTATCTGTCGGTTTTTGTTCCGGCCTCGGTTCTTTTGAAGCCGCTCAATACGTTGCTTGCTATGACTATGTTTCGCTGTCCGTACTGGTGTATGAAATGCACCGTATCGTCGAAACCTGCGTCTTCCCTCGCTGCGGCCAGTTTTATGAGCATGGGCATGTTGAATCCTGATATGACCTCGATGCGGTGCGGTTCGAGAAAGGAGAGGCATATGTTGGAAGGAGTTCCTCCAAACATGTCAGTGAGTATCAGAATGCCGTTGTCTGTATCCACCGACTGTATTGCGTCGGCGATCTGTTTGCGTATGAGTTCAGGCGGGTTATCGGATTCCACTGACACGCTGCACATATTGGTCGCTTCGGGAATTATCCTCTTTGTTGCGCTGACCATCTCGCGGCCTATATTTCCATGAGATACCACCACTACGCCTATCATATCACTCCAATTCCCCCCATATCTTCTTCCCCTGACTTTCCATCATTATGTGTTCAGAAAGTTTTTCCTGAAATTTTTGTGCCGAGTGATGGCCGCCCAATTTTAGCAGGAGATTTCTGGCGGCTACTTCTATTATTGCTGAGAGATGTCTTCCGGGGCGGACCGGTATCTGAACTAGCGGCAGCGATACGTTGAGGATCGTGTAACGCTGCTCGTCTATCCCCAGCCTGTCGTATTCTATTTCGGGATTCCACTCAGTGAGCTCAATCACCATTTCGATGTATTTCTTGTCTCTGACAGCGGAGATCCCAAAAAGGTCTCTGATGTTGATTATGCCGAGGCCCCTTATTTCCATGTGATACTTTATTATTTCCGACCCTGAACCGTACAGGCTGGAAGGGGGGCGTTTTCTTATGTTGATGACGTCGTCGGCGACCAGCCTGTGACCGCGTAATATCAAATCCAGTGCGCATTCGCTTTTGCCGATGCCGCTTTTCCCAACTATCAGCACACCGATTCCAAAGATGTCCAGCAAAACACCGTGCATGCAGGAAGTAGCAGCGAGGCTTTCTTCCATGAATCGGGTTATCCTGTTCACGAATGTGGATGTCAGAAGCTTCGTTTTAATGAGAGGGATCTGCTGCTTGCGGCAGAATTCTTTCAGTAGGGGTTGCGGGCTGGCTCCCCTGGTTATAATGATGCAGGCGATGTCGATGCCGCGCATGGCGGCGAGGACCTTCTTTAATTTTTGAGGGGAGAGGCTGTTCAGATAATCCATCTCGGCGCGTCCAAAGATCTGGATTCTTCCCGGATGCAGGTTGGAGCTATCCCCTGTCAGTGCTAACCCCGGTTTTTGAATTCTCGGAATGACCAGCTTTTTGCCAAGTCCGCCCTTGCCGGTTATCAGCTCCATGTGGAGCCTGTGCTTTGTGTCCTTCAGCAAATTGATTACCGGGATATTAAGCATCAGATGTTCTTATCCTCATCCACTAGTAGTTTATACATTTCACTTCCATCGGAGGCATCGAGCAGGGCTTTGCGAATGTGCTCTTCTTTAAGCAGCCTCGAAAGACGGGCGAGAACCTTGAGGTGGTGTCCGGCGGCGAATTCAGGCGCTAGAAGAACGAAAAAAATTTGTGCGGGTTTTCCATCGTGGGAATCGAATTCTATTCCGCTGGGCTTGGTGCCGCACGCTACTACCACTTTATCCAATCCGGGAACCTTTCCGTGCGGTATTGCTACTCCATCCTGGATACCGGTGCTTCCAAGCCTTTCCCTATCCATTAGAATTTCAGCGACCTTCGCCGGGTCGAGGGAAGGGGCTATGCTGGATATATTCTCCGAAAGCTCGTTGATAACTTCGGGCTTCGTATCGGAGTTAAGCCCCGGCCAAAACATCTCAGGACGGAGCACCTCGACTAAATGCATAAGCTATCACCTTGTTTTAAAACAGTTTTGAATGGGGCTAGCTATCGCAGATACCCTTAAAAAGCAAGCCGTTTCTGGGTAGTGGTCATTTCCCTTTGCGGCGCGTGACACGCTCTTTGTCCTTGCTGAGCTGGCTTTCTAGGCGGTGAATCGCCCCCTCGACGGAGGCGTACATATCGGAGCTTGTTTCGGTACCAAAGTACCTCTTTCCTTTTACGTTGAGTGTGACCTCAGCCAGGTGTCTGGGACCCTCCACCTTGAAGACCATGTGAGCGATGGCGTTCTGGTTGACTAAGTATTTGCCGATTTTTTTGAGCTTTTTAAGGGTGTGCTCCTTCAGCGCTTCGGTTGAATCCATATTTCTG of the Myxococcales bacterium genome contains:
- a CDS encoding PTS sugar transporter subunit IIA, coding for MHLVEVLRPEMFWPGLNSDTKPEVINELSENISSIAPSLDPAKVAEILMDRERLGSTGIQDGVAIPHGKVPGLDKVVVACGTKPSGIEFDSHDGKPAQIFFVLLAPEFAAGHHLKVLARLSRLLKEEHIRKALLDASDGSEMYKLLVDEDKNI
- a CDS encoding HPr family phosphocarrier protein, whose product is MTQVFEIKNKLGLHARAAAAFVKIANRYSSEILVQKDEMKVNGKSIMGVLMLAASKGTKIAVTAKGHDSKEALEALHNLIENKFGEE
- the hprK gene encoding HPr(Ser) kinase/phosphatase, producing MLNIPVINLLKDTKHRLHMELITGKGGLGKKLVIPRIQKPGLALTGDSSNLHPGRIQIFGRAEMDYLNSLSPQKLKKVLAAMRGIDIACIIITRGASPQPLLKEFCRKQQIPLIKTKLLTSTFVNRITRFMEESLAATSCMHGVLLDIFGIGVLIVGKSGIGKSECALDLILRGHRLVADDVINIRKRPPSSLYGSGSEIIKYHMEIRGLGIINIRDLFGISAVRDKKYIEMVIELTEWNPEIEYDRLGIDEQRYTILNVSLPLVQIPVRPGRHLSAIIEVAARNLLLKLGGHHSAQKFQEKLSEHIMMESQGKKIWGELE
- a CDS encoding response regulator; translation: MNSRSLGRPRYVLIVEENPHHAELITEVLDRHFSPIIINAVDSIEDALDFLGQSAYDIIITAGMLSGSQITIHLPKIVQIAAETPIIVISGMGDEKFAAEIIKQGAIEYLSKTRETLENLHIVLEKHFSTSGRRHYKKQKSYHGAKKSASPTPSEIIKEVDRLTQQALSIARPKKRKRTRSVEDIEQLDKLLGQIKKLRELASKLVP
- a CDS encoding PTS sugar transporter subunit IIA translates to MIGVVVVSHGNIGREMVSATKRIIPEATNMCSVSVESDNPPELIRKQIADAIQSVDTDNGILILTDMFGGTPSNICLSFLEPHRIEVISGFNMPMLIKLAAAREDAGFDDTVHFIHQYGQRNIVIASNVLSGFKRTEAGTKTDR
- a CDS encoding methionine adenosyltransferase — translated: MSMKSYLFTSESVTEGHPDKVADRISDSILDAILEKDKNARVACETLVTTGLAMVAGEITTTARIDYPDVVRDAIRDIGYCHHSMGFDWETCGVVISLDRQSPDIDMGVSEGKGIFKEQGAGDQGLMFGFATNETEEMMPMPLVFAHRLTKRLAEARKNKEIEFLRPDGKSQVTIKYENNRPTHIDTIVLSTQHKPDVSHEEIEKTLIEKVVRTVLPTNLLDSSTRYLINPTGSFVRGGPHADCGLTGRKIIVDTYGGQGSHGGGAFSGKDPSKVDRSASYMARYIAKNVVASGAVDRCEIQIAYAIGYPEPVSVMLNGFSTCKVDPEKILVAIKEIFPMKPAGIIKHLDLLRPIYSKTSAYGHFGRNDPDFTWERTDKVEALKNMLNI
- the raiA gene encoding ribosome-associated translation inhibitor RaiA — its product is MTPLETTFTFRNMDSTEALKEHTLKKLKKIGKYLVNQNAIAHMVFKVEGPRHLAEVTLNVKGKRYFGTETSSDMYASVEGAIHRLESQLSKDKERVTRRKGK
- the ptsP gene encoding phosphoenolpyruvate--protein phosphotransferase; its protein translation is MKTRKFRSVATSPGIAIGKAFRLQSRSIPYIRYWIKNQSVEEEVIRFKNSLRKSREQLEAIQGKMCKFQGHDQIKILESHRMFLQDDMLVQSVINNIREYKINAEWALDKTLANLKLSFLNVDEIYFRERQHDIDYVGRRIMDNLMGETNISLSELPDGDLILIVQDLSPAEVANLAKEKVKGFLMEGGGETSHTAIISKALDIPALFGIKGVFDEVLDGEVVIVDGMKGIAIASPSAKERDHYVSTQENYLAIEQILMQDTHLPGSTKDGFKIHIEGNMELVEEISSLINHGAEGIGLYRTEYLFLNRLDEPSEEEQFKNYVEVLERLAPRPVTIRTIDLGGDKMPLGQRYDLQANPALGFRAIRLCLKEIPIFKAQLRALLRASRYGNLKILLPMISSMEEIIRAKEIINEVKADLDKQKIAYEKNIPIGIMIEIPSAVMMANEMAKEVDFFSIGTNDLVQYSLAIDRINEHVSHLYNPFHPAVLRMIHRTVRAAKKAGIPVSLCGELAGDPLAISLMVGMELDSLSMNPISIPRVKKILRSISKSQLEKLVPKILTLSTGDEVLKYLKRRTSGILPGEVKKLHIVGS